TTCCCATAAAAGCGTCACTCGCGACGGGATTCACCATGACGTGGCCTTCAAGGGCTGGCTTGGCCTCGCTCAGCCACATCAGCACGGTATCGCTGGTCCCAAGGCTGACCAGAAGGTCGCCGCCCCGGAGACGGAGCCCGGCCAACGACGCAGGGTTGTCCCCCGTGAATGCAACCACAGAACAGTCGGGTGGGAACCCGTAGCGATCCACGAAATAAGGTGCAACAGTGCCGAGCACTTCGTGAGACGCTACGGGCTCGCCGAGCTTGGCTTCCAAATCTGGCGCGCAGGCATCGAGACATGCgcgatcccagcggtgggtacgTATATTCAGCAAGTTCATGCCAGAACCGTCGCTTAAGTCAATCGGTGCGTAGCGCCCCAGGAATAGCGTTGCGCCGAAACTGCTCACCAGGGAGATGCGTTCGGTGTTGGCGTACGCGTCACGTTTCGTCTGCCAAATCTTGGCAATTTGGTTGCCCGTGAAGCGCTCAAACGCACGCGATCCGGTGATGTCGGCGAGATACTGCGCTCCGCCGACGGCCGTCTCGAGGTTTCGGCATTGGACCTCGGTGCTTGAATCCATCCACACCGGGGAATCTCGAACGCTGAATGCTCCCTGGAGTTGATCGTGAAGGAACTTCGACGCGTCCAGATCCCTGAGCATGTCGGAGGCGCCCTTCCTCCAATAAACACTTCCGTGTTGCTGACCGCTCCCGGAGATGGCCGCTACGGTTGCCAAGTCAAGGCCCGCTACCTTGAGGCGCTCTAGCAGCATGTCAAGCGCTTTCACCCACATGATCGCTGGCGCCGTCACTGTCAGGGTGTCGCGATTCTTGTTCACGCCGTTCTGAGTGCGATATTCAGGCAAGTCATTGTCGAACTGAACCGCCGCTTCGCAAACCACTTTGAGCTTGTCATCGATCGCCAGACCTTTCAGCTGCTGCGTGCTGAAGTCGAGGCCGAGGTAACTTTTGCCAGTGCCTTCCATTCTTGGCCGAGTTGCTGCCGCGTTTTACGGAGCGTCGATAAATGAAGAACGAAGCGAATTTGGAGAGCTCGTCCTCTTAAGGTTCTGGAAATCTGCGCATCTTCGCTTAGTATCAGTGGTCTCCTCTCTGCCTTGACGTTGGTGGTCATAGAAAGATACGCGCGATACGGCGGACGTGGCTGTGAAAACAGGAGAAGCTGAGTTGGCCGTCGTGCGGGCCAAAGAAGCTCGTGGAGAGGGAGAACAAGGAGCGGTCAGCGCGGAAGAAGCGAGACAAGAAGAAACACATAAGCTGCGGGGACCGGgagaacacaaaaaacaaaatcaaaactCAGCTGGCGCTCGTCGCGCCCTCAAAAAAAAGCGGAGCATTAAAAGAGCAAACTCCTCGGGATTATTTCACAAAAATCTGGTATAAACTTACAAATAGACCGACTAAAGTTTACTGAGTAAGCCTTTAAGTTGTGCCGTAGAGTTCAATGACCAAATTTGAACTATGCGCCATGTTTTAGCGCCATTTTTGACGCGCTTGAAAGCAATGCCCTTGAAGTTAAGATAAGCATTCGTAACGCTGTTTAATTTTGGGCTTTTTATGAAAGCCAAAAGCAAAAAATGAAGTGCTCGTGCCATGGCTCGTGGTGGTGTTCCGCGCTTAGTCCATACTCACGATCACCTTCAAGGTATCAGTTTGCAACTATCGCGCATTACAACGTAATAACCCTCCTCGCTTGATCGAGATATTTTAATTTATGGGCCTCTTAAACTCTGGGGAGTTGTTCGTGACAAGCTGAATGTATGCAAACCGTATATGTCGATTCACGAACTGTACTTATTGGTCGAAGAGTGGCGCGAAGCCGCGAACTGGACCCATGCAAGTAAGTGGTCTGTGCTGGAACATTCATTCACTGCAGCGGCGAGTTACCGCAGAAAGTTTAAGCAGCAAGTTGATTAGCTTACGGTTTCTTGGCAGCTCCAACACTGTTCCATCCGAGGATGCAGTAGGTGATCGTCAAATGCGTGAGCCATCGGAGCATCGTGAACTCGCTGCGGATCGAGCCAGGTCGACGCACTGAATTGTAAATTCAAAACGAGTTCTGCTGGACACTCGATGGACCGCGCTGTGGCGCGTATGAAGGGCTCAGAGCCGGTCGGTCGTGCGAAACTGCGCGGTTGCGGTGAAAAGCGAGAAAGGAAATTGAAGATAGCGAGCAGACGCCGCGCACCATTGGCACGGTAAGTGCCCGGCGGCGGAGGAGGCATATCCCTAGCGGCCATCTGTCCTATCTCACATGTGTCAAATGACGGCCGCCACAGACGCTTTATCTGGCACAAAGAAGCGCATATTGCTTTTAGCGTGGATGCGCGTTGCCACAGAGGGCTCCGTTAGAGTGTACTAGGACGAATACCGTCTCTGCCCGGATGGACACATGCTGCAACGCTTGTTTTTCGATCCCCCAGTATGTTGAATCCAAACACCGGGTAGCCACGTCGAATGCGTGCCAAGCTTTACACCACATGTGATGGCCATGTCCAACGGAAATCTCTCAGTTAAGTGTTCCTATAAATTTCGTTGAAGTCCAATTAAAATGTATCTGCGCTCGCCGCGGTAGTCTAGCGGCTATGATGTTCGACTGTTCGTGAGATCGGCCGCATTATGGTGGAGGCTGAATGAATGCCCGTGTACTTAGAATGTGCCTTAAAGAACGCCACATGGTCAAAATCTGTGGAGCCCTCCCATCCCTCATAATCGTGTTGTAATTTGAGAGATTTTAATTTATTCATTTCTGTACatgtaagagaaaaacaaagcaaTAACATGAGGCTAGAGATCGAGCCTGTCGAAGGTATTGCTCTAAAACAAATCATTTGGACataaaaccccaacaattattgttATAGGTCCCCATTGGCGGCGCCAGGATTGTTTAGCTGAGGGGCCATTCAGGACAAGGGAGTTCCTTCAGGGAGGCTGAGAACACATGCGTTGTGTTTTGACTACGCTTGCTCTTTGGGGGTGCGGGCTCCGACCCCCCATTCGCCCCACTGGCACTGCCCCAGAAAGTCTCTCAGGAGTAACCCTCGCTTATTTTAAGACAGACCAGGTTGAGTGTCCATCTCATTCATTGAGGAAGTGAAAAAGAACCTCTAGAGCATGGTCGAACGGAAACTCTGCAACTTATTACGCCTCTGCTAACTTTGTTTCACCACATCTCTTTGACCTGTATGATTGCTAAAGCTGGAAGAGATTAATTTTTTAATTCTGCCGTGAGTTGTCTTCACGAGGGTGTCAACAAGATTATTGCTTGAGAAATCACCAGTGACTTTACGTCTAGCAGACTTACAAACCATATTCACTTGAGTGTAATGCTAATTAATGAAAGAATGAGCCATCATATGATAACACGGAAATGTGAAAAGGAAGTATTCAGCCACCTACTGATTTTATTAAACTACAGTGTATATAATATTCAAGCTTGCAGCACAAGTATGATCAGATCTGTTTCAAGACGTATGCGAAACACTTTTATGAGTATGCTTTTACATCTAATTGGCTGTCTTGGTGTGCACAAACATACGAAGGTACCTAAAGTACAAGTGATTAGCTTGTGCACACATTTGCAGAGAACTATGTGTGTGTATAGTGGGTTTGTGTGCATGCAAAAGCACACTATATCAATGTCAAGTTTATTTCAATAAGTTTCTTAACTTGCTTAATGGTCTACAGCTTTATAACTTGAACTAGGTACACATTATTTTTCATGCCACAGGCAAAACAGTTGTTCTGCAATAAAATGGGA
Above is a window of Rhipicephalus microplus isolate Deutch F79 chromosome 1, USDA_Rmic, whole genome shotgun sequence DNA encoding:
- the LOC119159753 gene encoding xylulose kinase-like yields the protein MEGTGKSYLGLDFSTQQLKGLAIDDKLKVVCEAAVQFDNDLPEYRTQNGVNKNRDTLTVTAPAIMWVKALDMLLERLKVAGLDLATVAAISGSGQQHGSVYWRKGASDMLRDLDASKFLHDQLQGAFSVRDSPVWMDSSTEVQCRNLETAVGGAQYLADITGSRAFERFTGNQIAKIWQTKRDAYANTERISLVSSFGATLFLGRYAPIDLSDGSGMNLLNIRTHRWDRACLDACAPDLEAKLGEPVASHEVLGTVAPYFVDRYGFPPDCSVVAFTGDNPASLAGLRLRGGDLLVSLGTSDTVLMWLSEAKPALEGHVMVNPVASDAFMGMLCYKNGSLTRQRVRDHCAGGSWDIFASLIDSTPRGNFGNIGMYFDLKEILPPVVGDFKFNKSNERVAKFSQEVEARAVVEGQFLAKRVHAERLGFTTGGRVLATGGASKNPGIVQVLADVFGASVYTLGKASANAACLGAAYLALFGSYKKAEPGLSFDNVISEAEPFHLAAKPSADAASVYGPTAERYRTLEHKVVSLQVQSTS